One bacterium genomic region harbors:
- a CDS encoding acyl-CoA dehydrogenase family protein, with product MKNFKGVDYYNIESLLSPEEIMIRDTVREFVSDEVIPIIEKHNRESTFPMHLVSKMAELGLYGNTLPQKYGCAELNYVSYGLIAQELERGDSGIRSFVSVQSSLVMYPIFKFGSEEQKDKWLPLLASGKAIGCFGLTEPDYGSNPSGMVTKAEKVDGGYVLNGAKMWITNGTLADVAVVWVKLNGVVRGFLVEKGMKGFTAPEMKGKHSLRASVTSELIFDNVFLPVTNLLPKTEGLKNALMCLNQARYGIAWGVVGAMMACYDSSLNYAKSRKQFSKPIAGYQMTQEKLVYMLTEITKAQLLNLQLGRLMDKGEAKHVHVSMAKRNNCEKALEIARIAREIHGANGILDEYPIMRHSANLESVKTYEGTHEMHTLILGEDITGIPAFD from the coding sequence ATTATAATATTGAGTCCCTTCTATCTCCGGAAGAGATAATGATTCGGGATACTGTTCGCGAATTTGTATCAGATGAAGTAATTCCAATAATAGAAAAGCATAACAGAGAATCCACATTTCCAATGCATCTTGTGTCGAAAATGGCTGAATTGGGATTATATGGAAATACACTTCCTCAAAAATATGGTTGTGCAGAACTTAATTATGTTTCATATGGTTTGATTGCACAAGAACTTGAAAGAGGAGATAGCGGAATAAGAAGTTTCGTTTCAGTTCAAAGCTCATTAGTAATGTACCCAATCTTCAAGTTTGGAAGTGAAGAACAGAAAGATAAATGGCTGCCACTTTTAGCGAGTGGAAAAGCAATTGGCTGTTTTGGTTTAACAGAACCAGATTATGGTTCTAATCCTTCAGGGATGGTTACTAAAGCTGAAAAAGTCGATGGCGGTTATGTTCTGAATGGAGCAAAGATGTGGATTACAAATGGAACACTCGCTGATGTTGCCGTAGTATGGGTAAAATTGAATGGAGTTGTACGAGGATTTTTAGTTGAAAAGGGAATGAAAGGATTTACCGCACCAGAGATGAAAGGTAAACATTCTCTCCGGGCATCAGTAACTTCAGAATTAATTTTTGATAATGTTTTCCTGCCTGTAACGAATCTTCTTCCAAAAACTGAAGGATTAAAAAACGCATTAATGTGTTTAAATCAGGCGAGATATGGTATTGCCTGGGGAGTTGTCGGTGCGATGATGGCTTGTTATGACTCATCTCTGAATTATGCAAAGAGCAGGAAACAATTTAGCAAGCCGATAGCAGGTTATCAGATGACACAGGAAAAACTTGTTTATATGTTAACTGAAATTACCAAAGCTCAGTTACTTAATTTGCAGCTCGGAAGACTGATGGATAAAGGCGAAGCAAAACATGTTCACGTTTCAATGGCGAAGAGAAACAACTGCGAAAAAGCACTTGAGATTGCAAGGATAGCTCGAGAAATTCATGGTGCAAACGGAATTCTCGATGAATACCCGATAATGCGGCATTCAGCAAACTTAGAGTCCGTTAAAACATATGAAGGCACCCACGAAATGCATACACTTATTCTTGGCGAAGACATAACAGGAATCCCAGCATTTGATTAA
- the guaB gene encoding IMP dehydrogenase gives MNDKFKIEEALTFDDVLLVPAKSSVLPREVDVTTYLTPEIKLNIPIISAAMDTVTESNLAIALAREGGIGILHKNMSIERQCEEVDKVKRSESGMIKDPVTLSPDKTIREALELMKKYSVSGIPIVDNSKKLVGILTNRDLRFEPNEKLKVSQLMTKENLVTAPLGTTLEKAEKILQRYKIEKLPVVDKRGILKGLITFKDIMKKKKHPNACKDEHGRLRVGAAVGVTKDTFERIHALSLAGADTIIIDTAHGHSAGVIKTIKEAREKFRYIQLIAGNIGTYEASLDLINCKVDAIKVGIGPGSICTTRVIAGVGVPQISAVMNSYRAAKKYGIPVIADGGIKQTGDVAKALAAGAHSVMIGSLFAGVEESPGETILYEGRSFKSYRGMGSLGAMKEGSKDRYFQDVEDDIAKLVPEGVEGRVPYKGPLENTIYQLVGGLRAAMGYCGVKNIEALRKNATFVKITSAGLKESHPHDVIITKEAPNYQVKS, from the coding sequence ATGAATGATAAATTCAAAATAGAAGAAGCTCTTACTTTTGATGATGTTTTATTGGTTCCTGCAAAATCATCCGTCCTTCCTCGGGAAGTTGATGTTACTACATATCTTACTCCTGAAATAAAACTTAATATTCCGATTATTTCAGCCGCGATGGATACCGTTACTGAATCAAATCTGGCGATTGCTTTAGCAAGAGAAGGTGGTATAGGGATTCTCCATAAAAACATGAGTATCGAAAGACAATGTGAAGAAGTTGATAAAGTTAAAAGATCAGAAAGTGGGATGATAAAGGATCCGGTTACTCTCTCGCCCGATAAGACAATTAGAGAAGCGTTGGAGTTGATGAAAAAGTACAGTGTTTCAGGCATACCCATAGTTGATAATTCAAAGAAACTAGTCGGCATTCTCACGAACAGAGATTTGCGCTTTGAACCGAATGAAAAGCTGAAAGTCTCACAGTTGATGACAAAGGAAAACCTTGTCACTGCTCCATTAGGAACTACTTTAGAGAAAGCGGAAAAAATTCTTCAAAGGTATAAAATCGAAAAGTTGCCGGTGGTTGATAAAAGAGGAATTCTAAAAGGATTAATTACCTTTAAAGATATTATGAAGAAGAAGAAGCACCCAAATGCTTGCAAAGATGAACATGGTAGATTAAGAGTGGGAGCAGCAGTGGGTGTTACCAAAGATACCTTTGAAAGAATTCATGCATTAAGTTTAGCAGGTGCTGATACAATAATAATCGATACAGCCCATGGTCATTCAGCTGGAGTAATTAAAACTATTAAGGAAGCAAGGGAAAAATTCAGATATATTCAGTTAATAGCTGGTAATATAGGAACTTACGAAGCATCACTTGATTTAATAAATTGTAAAGTAGATGCCATAAAAGTTGGAATTGGTCCTGGCTCGATTTGTACGACAAGAGTAATAGCCGGAGTTGGAGTACCTCAGATTTCAGCAGTAATGAATTCGTACCGTGCAGCAAAAAAATATGGAATTCCAGTGATTGCAGATGGTGGAATTAAACAGACTGGTGATGTGGCAAAAGCATTGGCTGCGGGAGCACACAGTGTAATGATTGGAAGTCTCTTTGCAGGTGTTGAAGAAAGTCCGGGGGAAACAATTTTATATGAAGGAAGAAGCTTCAAATCATACAGAGGAATGGGCAGTCTCGGTGCAATGAAAGAGGGAAGTAAAGACAGATATTTTCAAGATGTTGAAGATGATATAGCCAAATTAGTACCGGAAGGTGTTGAAGGAAGAGTTCCTTACAAAGGTCCATTAGAAAATACTATTTATCAGTTAGTTGGTGGACTAAGAGCAGCAATGGGATATTGCGGAGTTAAAAATATTGAGGCTCTAAGAAAGAATGCTACCTTTGTTAAAATAACTTCTGCAGGTTTAAAGGAAAGTCATCCACACGATGTAATAATTACCAAGGAAGCTCCTAATTATCAGGTTAAATCATAG
- a CDS encoding glycosyltransferase family 4 protein: MHKVLVIAYYFPPMGLSGVQRTLKFLKYLKNYGWEPTVVTTAEVAYFAHDNSLQKELDETGIRVIRVSGADPNSLLSKKGTVKLPSEFVRKTFNRLSQIFFIPDNKLSWSKIAYKKSVELLSNEHFDCIFISGPPFSQFDVFSEIKKTHNIPLILDYRDLWVDSYFSFYPTPFHRIAHKKKEYRALKAADIIIATNRKLKENLINNYKFLTFNDVTIVSHGYDQEDFDNISPQPKPQNKMVLMYSGIFLVYSTPEYFLKAFKQLSIERTDIASNIELHFVGFLRKENQKLIRKLNLQSFVKDHGYVNHAESIAKLKSADILWFMVGKRKNIDTILPGKVYEYIGSKKPIIACVPEGAAKIAATEYKAAFITEPDNIEQIKDTIIHVYNLYKEGKLPTPDEKYVESFRRDLLTEQLAKQMNKVLRV; this comes from the coding sequence ATGCATAAAGTTCTTGTTATTGCTTACTATTTCCCTCCAATGGGTTTAAGTGGCGTACAACGCACACTTAAATTTCTAAAGTATTTGAAAAATTATGGCTGGGAACCGACGGTAGTTACAACTGCTGAAGTTGCATATTTTGCTCATGATAATTCACTTCAAAAAGAATTGGATGAAACCGGGATCAGGGTAATCAGAGTTTCTGGTGCTGATCCAAATTCACTATTATCAAAAAAAGGAACCGTAAAACTTCCCAGTGAGTTTGTTCGTAAAACATTCAACAGACTCAGCCAGATATTTTTTATTCCTGATAATAAACTTTCTTGGTCTAAAATAGCTTACAAAAAAAGCGTAGAACTTTTATCGAATGAACATTTTGACTGTATATTTATTTCAGGACCACCTTTCAGTCAATTTGATGTTTTCAGTGAAATTAAAAAAACTCACAACATTCCTTTAATTCTTGATTACCGAGATCTTTGGGTTGATAGCTATTTTTCTTTTTACCCAACTCCATTTCATAGAATTGCACATAAGAAAAAAGAATACCGGGCACTTAAAGCAGCAGATATAATTATTGCAACTAATAGGAAGCTAAAAGAAAATCTAATCAATAATTACAAATTCTTAACATTTAACGATGTTACAATTGTTTCCCACGGTTATGATCAGGAAGATTTTGATAACATCTCTCCTCAACCCAAACCCCAGAATAAAATGGTTCTCATGTATTCTGGAATATTCTTAGTCTACAGCACGCCCGAATATTTTCTAAAAGCATTTAAGCAACTCTCAATTGAAAGAACTGATATCGCCTCCAACATTGAACTTCATTTCGTAGGATTTTTAAGGAAGGAAAATCAAAAGTTGATTCGCAAATTAAATCTTCAGTCCTTTGTTAAAGATCATGGATATGTCAATCATGCAGAATCAATTGCAAAATTAAAATCTGCTGATATTTTATGGTTCATGGTAGGTAAAAGAAAAAATATTGATACAATTCTTCCCGGGAAAGTATACGAATATATAGGTTCAAAGAAGCCAATTATCGCATGTGTGCCTGAAGGTGCAGCGAAAATAGCAGCCACTGAATACAAAGCCGCTTTTATTACGGAGCCTGATAATATTGAACAGATCAAGGATACGATAATACATGTTTATAATCTGTATAAGGAAGGGAAATTACCAACTCCCGATGAAAAGTATGTGGAATCATTCAGACGTGATTTGTTAACCGAGCAGCTTGCAAAACAAATGAACAAAGTACTCAGAGTGTAA
- a CDS encoding DNA polymerase III subunit alpha, translating into MIPLHVHSNNTFLEGTISVDKLIQRASDFGLSSIALTDKNSMHGTIQFYKLAKGKKINPIIGSLIDTPKNPKEYIILLAKNSRGYSELCQIITSRKLNDDFNINSLLLKKLDNFFILTPSIEIVKDIQPTENIFIELIAAKSEKRNNRMRYQFAEEKGFNIVAANPIYFLNKDDYLLHKVLTAIRLRKNIDNLQSEDIADEDFYFKDPKLIESEWRNIPLALQNSEMIAKDCNVDLKLNDYKFPVYSTPENISADTILWNESFKGIEKRFNHITDVARKRTEMELSVIIEMGFSNYFLIVWDIVNEAKKRGMMTIGRGSAANSLVAYCLGITQIDPLEHNLYFERFLNKARSSPPDFDIDFSWKERDEIIKYIFEKYGYERVAMISTTVTFRARSAFREVAKAFGFTNEEISKFSRKIPWTDAANLPHLAELFPESKKLNFKQEPWKTIVNIASQIARYPRHISIHPGGIVITPTKITDYVALEYAKNKGLGLIVTQPDMYSIEDLGLIKIDILSQRSLGVLRDTMESIKN; encoded by the coding sequence ATGATTCCGCTTCACGTGCATTCAAATAATACTTTTTTGGAAGGAACTATTTCTGTCGATAAGCTTATTCAAAGAGCATCTGATTTCGGATTATCGTCGATTGCTCTAACAGATAAGAATTCAATGCACGGCACAATCCAATTTTACAAACTTGCAAAAGGAAAAAAGATCAATCCAATTATCGGAAGTTTGATTGATACTCCTAAGAACCCAAAGGAGTATATAATTCTTCTTGCAAAAAACAGCAGAGGATATTCTGAATTATGCCAAATTATTACTTCAAGGAAATTGAATGATGACTTTAATATTAATAGTCTGTTGCTGAAAAAGCTGGATAACTTTTTTATTCTTACTCCATCAATTGAAATTGTTAAAGACATTCAACCCACAGAAAACATTTTCATCGAACTGATTGCTGCTAAAAGTGAAAAAAGAAATAACAGGATGCGATACCAGTTTGCCGAAGAGAAGGGATTCAATATAGTTGCAGCAAATCCAATTTACTTTCTAAATAAGGATGATTATCTGCTTCATAAAGTACTTACTGCAATCAGATTGAGAAAAAATATTGACAATCTTCAAAGTGAAGATATTGCAGATGAGGATTTTTATTTCAAAGATCCAAAACTTATTGAAAGTGAGTGGAGAAATATTCCGCTGGCATTACAAAACTCTGAGATGATTGCAAAAGATTGTAATGTCGATTTAAAATTAAACGACTACAAGTTTCCGGTTTATTCCACTCCTGAAAATATTTCAGCTGATACAATATTATGGAACGAATCCTTTAAAGGTATCGAAAAAAGATTTAATCACATTACTGATGTAGCAAGAAAAAGAACTGAGATGGAACTATCCGTTATAATTGAAATGGGATTTTCAAATTATTTCTTGATTGTATGGGATATTGTGAATGAAGCTAAGAAAAGGGGAATGATGACTATAGGAAGAGGTTCAGCGGCGAATAGTCTCGTCGCGTATTGTCTTGGAATCACACAAATTGATCCGCTTGAACACAATCTTTACTTCGAAAGATTTTTAAACAAAGCCAGAAGTTCTCCGCCTGATTTTGATATTGACTTTTCTTGGAAGGAACGTGATGAAATCATAAAGTATATTTTTGAAAAATATGGATACGAAAGAGTTGCTATGATTTCAACAACGGTGACTTTTAGAGCAAGGTCAGCATTCAGAGAAGTAGCAAAGGCTTTTGGTTTTACTAATGAAGAGATATCAAAGTTTAGCAGGAAAATTCCGTGGACAGATGCGGCAAACCTTCCTCATCTTGCAGAGCTTTTTCCTGAATCAAAAAAATTGAACTTCAAACAGGAACCGTGGAAAACTATTGTAAATATTGCCTCACAGATTGCAAGATATCCAAGACATATTTCAATTCATCCCGGTGGGATAGTAATCACTCCAACAAAAATAACCGACTACGTTGCACTTGAGTACGCAAAAAACAAAGGTCTCGGGCTAATCGTTACACAACCCGATATGTATTCAATTGAAGATTTGGGATTGATTAAGATTGATATACTTAGTCAGAGATCACTTGGCGTGTTAAGAGATACAATGGAAAGTATCAAAAATTAA
- a CDS encoding rhodanese-like domain-containing protein yields the protein MVREKIELKWAPDSLFNNSLEDTISVKTDSSALLLTEIEKQVVEAKQKEEIAKSENNPVTEEKEKTTEEIKEIVAFTEPQAITLEQAYKLYTKGVKFVDARDEADFIAGHITNSINIPFDDLDNHKQKFELLSKEKPMVIYCAGTECDLSILLGNLLFEQGYKQVYVFFGGWNEWLEANYPTEKSSE from the coding sequence TTGGTACGTGAAAAGATAGAATTAAAATGGGCACCTGATTCTCTTTTCAACAATTCACTTGAAGATACAATTTCCGTTAAAACAGATTCTTCAGCTTTATTACTAACTGAAATTGAAAAGCAAGTGGTTGAAGCAAAACAAAAAGAAGAAATAGCTAAATCAGAAAACAATCCCGTTACGGAAGAAAAAGAAAAAACCACTGAAGAAATTAAAGAGATCGTAGCATTTACAGAACCTCAGGCCATAACACTCGAACAGGCTTATAAACTCTACACAAAAGGCGTTAAGTTTGTCGATGCTAGAGATGAAGCAGATTTTATCGCAGGACATATCACAAATTCCATAAATATTCCATTTGACGATTTAGATAATCATAAACAAAAGTTTGAGCTTCTGTCCAAAGAAAAACCGATGGTAATTTATTGTGCGGGTACTGAATGTGACTTGAGTATTCTCCTCGGGAATTTGCTTTTTGAACAAGGTTACAAACAGGTTTATGTTTTCTTTGGTGGCTGGAATGAATGGCTCGAAGCAAATTACCCTACTGAAAAATCTTCTGAATAA
- a CDS encoding GIY-YIG nuclease family protein, translating to MYTVYAMRSKWKNYIYVGMNLDLLGYLKRHNDGREKTTRPNRPIELIYKEFQLPRKDARSREKYFKFGLGKEFLRRIS from the coding sequence ATGTACACAGTATATGCAATGAGAAGTAAATGGAAAAACTACATTTATGTCGGAATGAACCTTGACTTGCTTGGGTATTTGAAAAGACATAATGATGGTCGGGAAAAAACGACTAGACCTAATCGACCTATTGAGTTGATTTATAAGGAGTTTCAACTACCAAGAAAAGATGCACGTTCAAGAGAAAAATATTTTAAGTTTGGTTTAGGAAAAGAGTTCCTAAGAAGAATTAGTTAA
- a CDS encoding glutamine--tRNA ligase/YqeY domain fusion protein, translating to MNQEENKNEVKKPSNFIREIIDEDLNSGKHKEINTRFPPEPNGYLHIGHAKSICLNFGLAIDYKGKCNLRFDDTNPTKEEQEYVDSIKEDIRWLGFDWEDREYYASDYFEQLYEYAIKLIKKGKAYVDSLNADQIRELRGTPTEAGKESPYRSRTVEENLNLFERMKNGEFKEGEYVLRAKIDMSSPNLNMRDPVMYRILHKSHHRTGNKWCIYPMYDWAHGQSDSIERITHSLCTLEFENHRPLYDWFIEELEIYPPRQIEFARLNLSYTIMSKRKLLALVEGKYVDGWDDPRMPTISGLRRRGYTPESIRNFSDRVGIAKRENTIDVSLLEFSVREDLNLHSKRVMAVLNPLKVIITNYPEDQSEELDAVNNPEDPSMGTRKIPFSREIFIDRDDFKEVPPPKFHRLFPGSEVRLRYAYIIKCDEVIKDSTTGKVIELRCTYFPDTKSGSGTSQKKAKGTIHWVSAKHAFDAEVRLYDRLFSVADPEGEDGKEFTDFLNPNSLEILRGCKLEPSLQSADAGDKFQFERTGYFCVDSKYSKKGSPVFNRIVTLKDSWVKIEQAGKK from the coding sequence ATGAATCAAGAAGAAAATAAAAACGAAGTTAAAAAACCTTCAAACTTTATCAGAGAAATTATTGACGAAGATCTGAATTCAGGAAAGCACAAAGAAATAAACACCCGCTTCCCTCCTGAACCAAACGGTTATCTGCATATCGGTCACGCAAAGTCTATTTGCCTGAATTTTGGTTTAGCAATCGATTATAAAGGAAAATGTAACTTACGTTTTGACGATACGAATCCTACTAAGGAAGAACAAGAATATGTTGATTCTATTAAAGAAGATATTCGCTGGCTCGGATTTGATTGGGAAGACCGTGAGTATTATGCATCGGATTATTTTGAACAGTTGTATGAATATGCAATAAAACTCATTAAAAAAGGAAAAGCTTATGTTGATTCACTGAATGCTGATCAGATAAGAGAATTAAGAGGAACACCGACCGAAGCAGGTAAAGAAAGTCCTTACCGCAGCAGAACTGTAGAAGAGAATCTTAATCTATTCGAAAGAATGAAGAATGGAGAATTCAAAGAAGGTGAATATGTTCTTCGTGCGAAAATTGATATGTCATCACCAAATTTGAATATGCGTGATCCGGTGATGTACAGGATTCTTCATAAATCACATCATCGGACAGGAAATAAATGGTGCATTTACCCAATGTATGATTGGGCACACGGTCAGTCCGATTCCATTGAGCGAATCACTCATTCACTCTGCACACTTGAGTTTGAAAACCACCGACCTCTTTATGACTGGTTCATCGAGGAACTTGAAATTTATCCGCCACGTCAGATTGAATTTGCTAGATTGAATCTGAGTTATACTATTATGAGTAAACGGAAACTTCTCGCGCTGGTTGAAGGTAAATATGTTGACGGATGGGATGATCCCAGAATGCCAACCATTTCAGGATTGAGAAGAAGAGGCTACACTCCAGAATCAATCAGAAACTTTTCTGACCGTGTGGGAATTGCCAAACGTGAAAATACAATCGATGTTTCACTTCTTGAGTTCAGTGTTCGCGAGGATTTAAATCTTCATTCCAAAAGAGTAATGGCCGTTCTAAACCCCTTGAAAGTTATCATCACAAATTACCCGGAAGATCAATCTGAGGAACTCGATGCAGTTAACAATCCCGAAGATCCTTCAATGGGAACACGGAAAATTCCTTTTTCAAGGGAGATATTTATTGATAGAGATGATTTCAAAGAAGTTCCGCCACCAAAATTTCACAGGTTATTTCCTGGAAGTGAAGTGCGTCTGAGATATGCTTACATAATTAAGTGTGATGAAGTAATTAAAGACTCTACTACAGGTAAAGTTATCGAACTACGTTGCACTTATTTCCCTGACACAAAAAGCGGATCAGGAACAAGTCAGAAAAAAGCAAAAGGAACAATCCATTGGGTTTCAGCGAAACATGCATTTGATGCTGAAGTCCGATTATATGACAGATTATTTTCAGTAGCCGATCCCGAAGGAGAAGATGGAAAAGAGTTTACGGATTTTCTAAATCCGAATTCACTTGAAATTTTACGTGGTTGTAAGCTTGAGCCATCTTTGCAATCCGCAGATGCTGGTGATAAATTCCAATTTGAGAGAACAGGGTACTTTTGCGTTGATTCCAAATACAGCAAAAAAGGTTCGCCAGTATTTAACAGGATTGTTACACTAAAAGATTCGTGGGTAAAAATTGAACAGGCAGGGAAAAAATAG
- a CDS encoding glutamate--tRNA ligase, producing the protein MTINKTPRVRFAPSPTGYLHIGGLRTALYNYLFAKNQNGKLILRIEDTDRKRFVEGAVENLIDTLNWAGINFDEGPGFGGSFGPYMQSERLNIYKELVEKLVSEEKAYYCFCTPERLEQLREEQQKQKLPQAKYDKHCLHLSKEEIEEKLNSAIPFVIRLNIQPNQKITFNDVIRETVEFDTENIDDQVLLKSDGYPTYHLANVVDDHLMKITHVIRGEEWLSSTPKHIILYDYFGWEKPVFAHLPLLLNPDKSKLSKRQGDVAVEDYRDKGYLKEALINFVALLGWNYGDDKEFYEMNELIEKFSLERVHKAGAVFNLEKLNWLNFEHLRKKPDYKVLLI; encoded by the coding sequence ATGACGATAAATAAAACTCCGAGAGTACGATTCGCTCCAAGCCCAACTGGTTATCTGCATATCGGCGGATTGAGGACAGCATTATACAATTATCTTTTTGCAAAAAATCAGAATGGCAAATTGATACTAAGAATTGAAGATACTGACAGGAAAAGATTTGTTGAAGGTGCTGTAGAAAACCTGATCGATACATTAAACTGGGCTGGAATTAATTTTGATGAAGGACCAGGCTTTGGAGGAAGCTTCGGTCCGTATATGCAATCAGAGCGGCTGAACATTTATAAAGAACTTGTCGAAAAGCTTGTGTCCGAAGAAAAAGCTTATTATTGTTTCTGCACACCTGAGAGACTTGAACAACTGAGAGAAGAACAGCAGAAGCAGAAACTCCCACAGGCTAAATATGATAAACATTGTCTTCATCTTTCAAAAGAAGAAATCGAAGAGAAGTTAAATTCTGCGATACCTTTCGTAATAAGATTGAATATCCAGCCGAATCAGAAAATTACCTTCAATGATGTTATTAGAGAAACTGTTGAATTTGATACTGAGAACATTGATGATCAGGTTCTTCTAAAAAGTGATGGCTACCCAACATATCATCTTGCAAATGTAGTTGATGATCATTTGATGAAAATCACTCATGTTATCAGGGGAGAAGAATGGCTGTCTTCAACACCAAAGCATATTATTTTGTATGATTATTTCGGCTGGGAAAAGCCGGTTTTCGCACACCTCCCTCTTCTGCTGAACCCTGATAAATCAAAATTGAGTAAAAGACAGGGCGATGTTGCAGTTGAAGATTACAGAGATAAAGGCTATCTAAAAGAAGCGTTGATTAATTTCGTTGCACTACTGGGATGGAATTACGGTGACGACAAAGAATTTTATGAAATGAATGAGTTGATTGAAAAATTTTCACTTGAAAGAGTTCACAAAGCCGGAGCAGTTTTTAATCTGGAAAAATTAAACTGGCTTAATTTTGAACATCTTCGCAAAAAACCCGATTACAAAGTACTGCTAATTTAA
- a CDS encoding response regulator — protein MINRYEEPSSQEEVKEKKDTVKILLVEDYKHSQIIVTRLLKKNDFDSIVVVENGQEALDAVKQQHYDLILMDMQMPVMNGFEATRKIRELNEYKDTPIVALTAFAMKGDREKCLDAGATDYIPKPIDSHEFIQKVKYYTEKKLVAK, from the coding sequence ATGATTAATCGTTATGAAGAACCATCATCGCAGGAAGAGGTCAAGGAGAAAAAAGATACTGTAAAAATTCTTTTGGTTGAAGACTATAAACACTCACAAATTATTGTAACCCGTTTATTAAAGAAAAATGATTTCGACTCAATAGTTGTTGTTGAGAACGGACAGGAAGCACTGGATGCAGTCAAACAACAACACTACGATCTTATTTTAATGGATATGCAGATGCCTGTAATGAATGGATTTGAAGCAACTAGAAAAATCAGGGAACTGAATGAATATAAAGACACACCTATTGTTGCACTGACAGCTTTTGCAATGAAAGGAGATAGAGAAAAATGTCTTGATGCCGGTGCAACTGATTACATTCCAAAACCAATTGACAGCCACGAATTCATTCAAAAAGTAAAATACTATACAGAGAAAAAATTGGTTGCAAAATAA